A window of Micromonospora eburnea genomic DNA:
AGGTGCTGGACGCCCTGCGGAAGCTCCGGCCGGACGACGCGGTGCTCGGCGAGGAGTACGGCCCGGGGGAGACCGGCCCGGCCGCCGACGGCGGGGTGCGCTGGATCGTCGACCCGATCGACGGCACGGTCAACTACCTCTACGGGCTGCCGTACTGCGCGGTCTCCCTCGCCGCCGAGGTGGCCGGCGAGGTGGTGGCCGGGGTGGTGCGCAACATCGTCACCGGGGAGGAGTGGACCGCCACCGCGGGCGGCGGTGCCTGGCGGGACGGGGAGCGGCTGCGCTGCTCCACCGAGACCGACCTGGGGCAGGCGCTGGTGGCCACCGGGTTCGGCTACGCCGCCGGCCGCCGGGCGCACCAGGCCCGGGTGGTCGCCGAGCTGATCCCGCACGTCCGGGACATCCGTCGGATGGGTGCCGCCGCGCTGGACCTCTGCCTCGCCGCGGAGGGGCGGCTGGACGCCTACTACGAGAAGGGGCTGGCCGCCTGGGATCTGGCCGCCGGTGGGCTGGTGGCGCGCGAGGCCGGGCTGTTGGTGACCGGCCTGGCGGGTCGGCCGGCCGGC
This region includes:
- a CDS encoding inositol monophosphatase family protein produces the protein MIRSAPTPPELLEIAVTVARDAAATAYRMRAEGVSVAATKSTATDVVTAADRAVERQVLDALRKLRPDDAVLGEEYGPGETGPAADGGVRWIVDPIDGTVNYLYGLPYCAVSLAAEVAGEVVAGVVRNIVTGEEWTATAGGGAWRDGERLRCSTETDLGQALVATGFGYAAGRRAHQARVVAELIPHVRDIRRMGAAALDLCLAAEGRLDAYYEKGLAAWDLAAGGLVAREAGLLVTGLAGRPAGPDLVIAVPPALFEPLHTRLAALDASGGP